In Dyadobacter subterraneus, a single genomic region encodes these proteins:
- a CDS encoding CsbD family protein, whose amino-acid sequence MSAFTQQVKGNWTELKGKFKQQYADLTDDDLLYEEGKEDELLGKLQKKLGKTREEVETEVNDWSK is encoded by the coding sequence ATGAGCGCCTTCACACAACAAGTAAAAGGAAACTGGACAGAGCTTAAAGGTAAGTTCAAACAGCAATATGCCGATCTTACAGACGACGATTTATTATACGAAGAAGGAAAAGAAGACGAACTTTTAGGAAAACTTCAAAAGAAACTGGGTAAAACCCGTGAAGAAGTTGAGACAGAAGTAAACGACTGGTCCAAATAA
- the iolE gene encoding myo-inosose-2 dehydratase, with amino-acid sequence MNFENIKLGVAPINWTNDDMPELGGENTFEQCISEMALAGFTGCEVGNKFPRDTDVLKKALELRGLQICNQWNSYELTTKSLEENIKNFTELLDFLETMGAKVIGGGEVGNSCQGQMTVPVFEGKGMLNTDEEWKSFTTGLNELGKIARARGMKLAFHHHMGTCIQTIAETDRLMAETDPENVYLNYDCGHFYFAGEDPVEALKKYIGRTAHIHLKDIRPNVLQRVHDEKLSFLTAVKQGVFTVPGDKEGCIDFPSLFDVIKESDYQGWIVLEAEQDPAVANPLEYAIIARKFFKGLTNI; translated from the coding sequence ATGAATTTTGAAAATATAAAACTTGGCGTCGCTCCTATCAACTGGACCAACGACGATATGCCGGAACTTGGCGGCGAAAATACATTCGAGCAATGTATCAGCGAGATGGCTTTGGCAGGATTTACCGGCTGTGAAGTTGGAAATAAATTTCCTCGCGACACAGATGTACTGAAAAAAGCACTTGAATTACGTGGCTTACAGATTTGTAATCAGTGGAACAGCTATGAACTGACTACAAAGTCATTGGAGGAAAATATCAAAAATTTTACCGAGCTTCTCGATTTCCTGGAAACCATGGGTGCGAAAGTCATTGGTGGCGGAGAAGTTGGCAACAGCTGTCAGGGACAAATGACGGTACCGGTTTTTGAAGGAAAAGGAATGCTGAACACTGATGAAGAATGGAAATCTTTCACCACCGGTTTAAACGAATTAGGCAAGATCGCCCGTGCGCGTGGAATGAAACTGGCTTTTCATCACCATATGGGAACCTGCATCCAAACCATCGCGGAAACGGATCGTTTGATGGCAGAAACTGATCCGGAAAATGTTTATTTGAATTATGACTGCGGCCACTTTTATTTTGCAGGTGAAGATCCTGTGGAAGCTTTGAAAAAATATATTGGAAGAACGGCCCATATTCATTTAAAAGATATTCGCCCAAATGTTTTGCAACGCGTTCACGACGAAAAATTAAGTTTCCTGACCGCTGTAAAACAAGGGGTTTTCACAGTTCCCGGCGACAAAGAAGGTTGTATTGACTTCCCCTCCTTATTTGACGTTATAAAAGAAAGTGATTATCAGGGCTGGATTGTACTGGAAGCGGAACAGGATCCTGCGGTTGCAAATCCATTGGAATATGCAATTATTGCCCGAAAGTTTTTTAAGGGCTTAACGAATATCTGA
- a CDS encoding S41 family peptidase gives MLNFKRISQIGFIAIAAFLASCKDKDVTPTTSTTDTTSYSAVNSWVYSIMNDAYFWYKNMPAESSLDETINPTDFFEKLIYNRTTVDRFSTITDDIDALTDEFNGVGKIFGISYTLSYTDDTKTNLGAFLSYVVKGSPAETAGLKRGDIIMKINGTQLTAANYVSLFSSNDTETFTLGKVVGTTITADDTKTISVTKATVSEDPVLFSTVISKPAYNKTIGYLVYTQFVPGTTASASVYDNELRQVFADFKSKGVNELVLDLRFNPGGYISSAETLASLIGTNASSSKIFYKEQWNDKYITYWQNKYGANALNYNFLDEANNIGSNLSRVFVLTSNGTASASELVINGLKPYMSVVTIGEHTYGKNLFGSLFSDDQNRWKWGLYVMLGQTANANDQSDYGTVNGITPTYTVEDTTVPYQPFGDENETLLRKALDVIGIPAPTSTRLSSTTKVQSFIGENLRDNLVVRDKRMIKNTPTLRINK, from the coding sequence ATGCTAAATTTTAAAAGGATCAGCCAAATTGGGTTTATCGCAATTGCCGCTTTTCTGGCAAGCTGCAAGGATAAGGACGTAACTCCTACAACTTCAACAACGGACACAACTAGTTATAGCGCTGTAAACAGCTGGGTTTACAGTATCATGAACGATGCCTATTTCTGGTATAAAAATATGCCGGCAGAAAGCAGCCTGGATGAAACAATTAATCCAACAGATTTTTTCGAAAAACTGATTTATAACCGCACTACGGTGGACCGGTTTTCGACGATCACGGATGATATCGATGCACTGACAGACGAATTTAATGGTGTCGGGAAAATTTTCGGGATCAGTTATACTTTGTCATATACCGATGATACAAAGACAAATCTTGGTGCATTTTTGAGCTATGTTGTAAAGGGAAGTCCTGCGGAAACGGCTGGTTTGAAACGTGGTGATATCATTATGAAAATAAATGGTACCCAACTTACCGCCGCCAACTATGTATCACTTTTTTCCAGCAACGATACCGAAACTTTCACACTTGGTAAAGTTGTAGGCACTACAATTACGGCCGACGACACTAAAACAATTTCTGTTACCAAAGCTACCGTCAGCGAGGATCCGGTATTATTTTCAACGGTGATTTCAAAGCCGGCCTATAACAAAACCATTGGTTATCTGGTTTATACACAATTTGTGCCCGGAACAACGGCCAGTGCCAGTGTTTATGACAACGAACTTCGTCAGGTATTTGCTGATTTTAAAAGTAAAGGTGTTAATGAACTGGTTCTGGATCTTCGGTTTAACCCCGGTGGATATATCAGTTCCGCTGAAACTCTGGCTTCGCTGATTGGTACAAATGCTTCAAGTTCCAAGATTTTTTACAAGGAGCAGTGGAACGATAAATACATAACCTATTGGCAAAATAAATACGGTGCTAATGCGCTGAATTACAATTTCCTTGACGAAGCAAATAATATTGGATCAAATCTGAGCCGTGTTTTTGTTCTGACTTCCAACGGAACGGCTTCTGCGAGTGAACTCGTAATTAATGGACTGAAACCATATATGAGTGTTGTGACGATTGGCGAACATACTTATGGAAAAAATCTGTTCGGTTCATTGTTTAGTGATGACCAAAATCGCTGGAAATGGGGATTGTACGTGATGCTTGGGCAAACAGCTAATGCCAACGACCAGTCGGATTACGGAACAGTTAACGGAATAACGCCAACTTATACTGTTGAAGATACGACAGTTCCTTATCAGCCTTTTGGTGATGAAAATGAAACATTGCTGAGGAAAGCACTCGACGTAATCGGTATTCCTGCACCAACAAGTACAAGACTCTCGTCAACAACAAAGGTACAATCATTTATCGGTGAAAACCTGCGAGATAATCTGGTCGTTCGGGATAAGCGGATGATTAAAAATACACCGACTTTAAGAATTAATAAGTAA
- a CDS encoding retropepsin-like aspartic protease produces MKSISFKIILIAIWGMTSISAHAQTSIPFEIAPSGHITIKAIVNGIEGNFILDTGAGLTLLTKKFSSKMANVQKLNREYTAFRATGEKITADLYTTDQIMIGDFKDPGPTMMIFDVELGPFDGLISLMSFKNQPFTVDYDQKKLIIETPGSFKIRKTKGNILPLQIESSRDITLDIFTFVQVNKKLTLQFLVDSGAGANVFHINAKHLQELGVDVSDTSKVIKRTRKSEFNKDIETSIYSTNVAEIAAKDFPQIHVNEPKVLFIEGLIYDGTSSLNWFGKQITIDVSGKQMIVGK; encoded by the coding sequence ATGAAAAGTATCAGTTTTAAAATAATCTTGATTGCAATCTGGGGCATGACAAGTATCTCTGCACATGCTCAAACCAGCATTCCCTTCGAGATAGCACCAAGCGGACATATTACAATCAAGGCCATAGTGAACGGCATTGAAGGAAATTTTATCCTGGACACCGGTGCCGGGTTAACGTTGTTGACCAAGAAATTTTCCAGCAAAATGGCTAATGTGCAAAAGCTTAACAGAGAGTATACTGCTTTCCGTGCAACAGGAGAAAAAATTACGGCGGATTTGTATACAACAGATCAAATTATGATTGGAGATTTCAAAGATCCTGGTCCGACGATGATGATCTTCGATGTGGAGTTGGGGCCATTTGATGGATTGATTTCCTTAATGTCTTTTAAAAATCAACCCTTCACAGTTGATTATGATCAGAAAAAATTAATTATTGAAACGCCGGGGAGTTTTAAAATAAGAAAAACGAAAGGGAATATTTTGCCTTTGCAAATCGAAAGTTCAAGAGATATCACACTTGACATTTTCACTTTTGTTCAGGTGAATAAAAAATTGACATTGCAGTTTTTGGTGGACAGTGGGGCAGGAGCGAACGTTTTCCATATCAATGCCAAACATTTGCAGGAGCTTGGCGTAGATGTTTCTGATACCAGCAAGGTTATTAAAAGAACCCGTAAAAGTGAATTTAATAAGGATATAGAAACGTCAATTTACAGTACAAACGTTGCAGAAATAGCAGCAAAAGATTTTCCTCAAATTCATGTTAACGAACCAAAAGTTTTGTTTATTGAAGGATTGATTTATGATGGAACGTCTTCACTGAACTGGTTTGGAAAACAAATAACGATTGATGTATCAGGGAAACAAATGATTGTTGGGAAGTGA
- a CDS encoding AGE family epimerase/isomerase: MNVEQLKQYRDEATQHLTTELLPFWETRCVDKENGGFITHFDFEGKDSGEDEKSLIAQTRTVFTFSSAHRAGYGEGRYAAIAKHGVDFLIDKMWDNEYGGFYWLMDRKGNVKIDEKIVYGLSFAIYSLSEYTLATGDARGLEYAEKVFDLLQIHGADTFYGGYFEMFTRTWELKGPGAAGGDRKTLDAHMHLMEAFTTLYEASGKEVHRRKLVEIIQLLITKIMHPVYGTGIPQFWADWSVAPQIKFDIIWGWDRFSEDGLKSSAEDNTSYGHNVEFAWLLMHALDIAGIPYDDYQTQLLKSFDHAIAYGIDWEFGGVYVEGSHAGEVYDREKEFWQQAEVLIGMLDAYRIYGDEKYLKAYDATHRFVFDKMINHEVGEWLPLLTRQGEPIWKHMSHSWKVNYHSVRSMVQSIVRLNKLLKKADQE, translated from the coding sequence ATGAATGTAGAACAGCTTAAACAGTACCGCGACGAAGCGACTCAACATCTTACCACTGAATTACTTCCTTTTTGGGAAACCCGGTGTGTTGATAAAGAAAACGGCGGTTTCATTACCCATTTTGATTTTGAAGGAAAAGATTCGGGCGAAGACGAAAAATCTTTAATTGCCCAGACCAGGACAGTATTTACATTTTCATCTGCACACCGGGCAGGTTACGGTGAAGGCAGATATGCAGCCATTGCAAAACATGGTGTTGATTTTTTAATTGACAAAATGTGGGACAACGAATACGGCGGTTTCTACTGGCTTATGGACAGGAAAGGAAATGTCAAAATCGATGAAAAAATCGTTTACGGACTTAGCTTCGCGATTTACAGTTTAAGTGAATATACATTGGCAACGGGTGATGCCAGAGGTTTGGAATATGCTGAAAAAGTTTTTGACCTGCTTCAAATCCATGGTGCGGATACTTTTTATGGTGGATATTTTGAAATGTTTACCCGCACATGGGAATTAAAAGGCCCTGGTGCTGCCGGCGGTGATAGAAAAACGCTGGATGCGCATATGCATTTAATGGAGGCTTTCACCACTTTATATGAGGCAAGCGGAAAAGAGGTTCATCGCAGAAAGCTAGTTGAAATTATTCAGCTGCTGATCACCAAAATCATGCATCCGGTTTACGGCACGGGTATTCCGCAATTCTGGGCAGACTGGTCTGTGGCACCGCAAATTAAATTTGACATTATCTGGGGCTGGGACAGATTTTCGGAAGATGGGCTAAAAAGTTCGGCGGAAGACAATACAAGTTATGGCCATAATGTTGAATTTGCCTGGCTGTTGATGCATGCGCTGGATATTGCCGGTATCCCTTACGACGATTATCAAACTCAATTATTGAAATCTTTTGATCATGCGATTGCCTATGGTATAGACTGGGAATTCGGCGGCGTATATGTGGAAGGCTCTCATGCAGGAGAAGTTTACGACCGTGAAAAAGAATTCTGGCAACAGGCAGAAGTGTTAATCGGTATGCTGGATGCTTACCGGATTTATGGTGACGAAAAATACCTGAAAGCTTACGACGCGACACATCGTTTTGTTTTTGATAAAATGATCAATCATGAAGTCGGCGAGTGGCTTCCTTTGCTTACCCGCCAGGGAGAGCCAATCTGGAAACATATGAGTCACTCGTGGAAAGTTAATTATCATTCAGTTCGCTCGATGGTTCAAAGTATTGTCAGATTAAACAAATTACTGAAAAAAGCGGATCAGGAATAG
- a CDS encoding alpha/beta hydrolase family protein, translating to MKKLIFFVVLSIQFVYAQKKSVPVIDDKVIKVDTLLWDLKTLSKAPEIEWINKTGNVYSLFYKGVDYNGKPTQVFAYYSNPDLILGKPQSKTKFPGVVLLHGGGGKAFKEWVEKWAAEGYAAIAMDFSGKQDDVKAYTMPGPEQGDLDKFQKLETGSDFKNMWTYQAVANAILAHSLLLSFPEVEISKTCLTGISWGGYLTCLVGSLDNRFKAAAPVYGCAFYDESDIFKVPLEKLSPAVRKKWTKYFDPSSYLAYAKPQFLFVNGNKDRFYNVVPYDKTYKLIPEAQRSMCLIPNMNHGHEAGWEPHEIRYFFESVIDHAPSLPKVKQIVQKDSVLNVSYSSPVSIWTADFYYSNDTTSLNETRVWSSKKVQIDPKTKTLFCPVPKEGFKYGFFYLKDHRNISASSEFIIK from the coding sequence ATGAAAAAGCTTATTTTCTTTGTTGTGTTGAGCATTCAGTTTGTATATGCTCAAAAAAAATCGGTTCCTGTTATTGACGACAAGGTTATCAAAGTTGATACTTTGCTCTGGGATCTGAAAACTTTGAGTAAAGCGCCTGAAATTGAATGGATAAACAAAACTGGAAATGTCTATTCGCTATTTTATAAAGGAGTGGATTATAATGGAAAACCCACGCAGGTTTTTGCTTATTACTCAAATCCGGATCTGATTCTTGGTAAACCACAAAGTAAAACAAAGTTTCCGGGTGTGGTTTTGCTGCATGGAGGCGGCGGAAAGGCTTTTAAAGAATGGGTTGAAAAATGGGCTGCCGAGGGATATGCGGCAATTGCAATGGATTTTTCAGGAAAACAGGATGATGTAAAAGCCTACACAATGCCTGGGCCGGAACAGGGCGATCTGGATAAATTTCAAAAACTTGAAACGGGTAGTGATTTTAAAAATATGTGGACTTACCAAGCCGTGGCCAATGCAATACTAGCCCATTCGCTGCTGTTAAGTTTTCCGGAAGTGGAAATTTCCAAAACATGTTTGACCGGAATAAGCTGGGGCGGTTATCTTACTTGTCTGGTGGGAAGTCTGGACAATCGTTTCAAAGCAGCGGCTCCGGTTTATGGCTGTGCGTTTTATGATGAATCAGATATATTTAAAGTGCCTCTCGAAAAACTGTCGCCGGCGGTTAGAAAAAAATGGACGAAATATTTCGATCCGTCTTCTTATTTGGCTTACGCGAAACCGCAATTTTTGTTTGTCAACGGGAATAAAGACAGATTTTACAATGTTGTTCCGTACGATAAAACTTATAAACTTATTCCTGAGGCGCAGAGATCAATGTGTTTGATTCCTAATATGAATCACGGCCACGAAGCGGGTTGGGAACCGCATGAGATCCGTTATTTTTTTGAAAGTGTGATCGATCATGCACCTTCTTTGCCCAAAGTGAAACAGATTGTACAAAAAGATTCAGTCCTGAATGTTTCCTATTCTTCACCGGTTTCAATCTGGACTGCTGATTTTTATTACTCAAACGATACCACTTCATTAAATGAAACCCGTGTTTGGAGCAGCAAGAAAGTGCAGATTGATCCTAAGACAAAAACACTTTTCTGTCCTGTCCCAAAAGAAGGATTTAAGTATGGATTTTTCTATTTAAAAGATCACCGAAATATTTCGGCGTCCAGTGAATTTATTATTAAATGA
- a CDS encoding 3-hydroxyacyl-CoA dehydrogenase family protein gives MNTNEIPVAVVGLGLMGCSIATCLLIAGHPVVALAPISNDLLFAKKRIIDHLDKAVKNEIIPHTTDYYLANLLITEDYSELYASKLVIECTIEDIDIKESVYKKVEAVIASDALLVSNTSAIPISKLQKLTLHPERFLGLHWTEPAHTTRFLEVICGDDSNISYGEYLYELSHQWGKEPILVRKDIAGFITNRLMYAMYREAINLVENGYATVEDVDRSCRNNAGYFMTFVGIFRWMDLTGVAAYHTVMKNLLPTLHNSPEVPELISKIVEEGGRGISNSKGFYDYEPGEAEMWEKTFSEFNYEIREIALRYPADIVKQKLKQQQQQQNQ, from the coding sequence ATGAATACCAATGAAATTCCGGTTGCTGTTGTCGGCCTTGGCCTGATGGGTTGCAGTATTGCCACTTGCCTCCTGATTGCCGGTCACCCAGTTGTCGCCTTAGCTCCGATTAGTAACGATCTTTTGTTTGCGAAAAAGCGAATTATTGACCATTTGGACAAAGCCGTAAAAAATGAAATCATTCCGCATACGACCGACTACTATTTAGCCAATTTGCTGATCACGGAAGATTATTCAGAATTATACGCAAGCAAACTTGTCATCGAATGCACGATTGAAGACATCGATATCAAAGAATCCGTCTATAAAAAAGTCGAGGCGGTTATTGCATCGGACGCGCTTTTGGTAAGTAATACTTCTGCTATTCCTATCAGTAAACTTCAAAAACTCACGCTGCATCCGGAACGTTTTCTTGGTCTTCACTGGACAGAACCTGCACATACAACCCGTTTTCTGGAAGTGATTTGTGGTGATGACAGCAACATTTCATATGGAGAATATTTATATGAACTTTCTCACCAATGGGGAAAAGAACCCATCCTGGTACGCAAAGACATTGCAGGTTTCATCACCAACCGACTGATGTACGCCATGTACCGTGAAGCGATAAATCTGGTTGAAAATGGATATGCGACGGTTGAAGATGTTGACAGATCTTGCAGAAACAATGCTGGCTATTTCATGACTTTTGTCGGTATTTTCCGTTGGATGGATTTAACAGGAGTTGCCGCATATCATACAGTGATGAAAAATTTGTTACCGACCTTGCACAACAGTCCGGAAGTACCTGAATTAATTTCTAAAATTGTTGAAGAAGGAGGCCGCGGCATTTCAAATTCAAAAGGTTTTTATGATTATGAACCTGGCGAAGCAGAAATGTGGGAAAAGACTTTTTCTGAATTTAATTATGAGATTCGGGAAATCGCCTTACGTTATCCGGCTGATATCGTTAAGCAGAAATTGAAACAACAGCAGCAACAGCAAAATCAGTAA
- a CDS encoding Gfo/Idh/MocA family protein, producing MDTKIITPFSRRNFLAAGAGIITASIFSPFSIALGKPKERLGIALVGLGYYSTDLLAPALQKTKNCYLAGIVTGTPDKAETWKKKYNIPDKNIYNYKNFDSIANNPDIDVVYIVLPPSMHKEFVIRAAKAGKHVFCEKPMALNVQECEEMIKVCKDNKRSLSIGYRCQHDPNTQEYMRIAKEKALGNVQLISCAAGYKESRADNWKVKKSMGGGAMYDMGVYALQGARLAAGAEPISVTAEIVINRPEIFKDADEITHFQLQFPGGTVANCTGSHGISTNFLKVNYDKGTLYMDSFSAYTGNKGYSTLGEINFPVDNQQAKQMDEDALAIMQSKPVLVPGEEGMRDIRIVQAIYQAAQTGKSVKIG from the coding sequence ATGGATACGAAAATTATCACTCCCTTTTCACGCCGCAACTTTCTTGCTGCCGGCGCTGGTATTATCACCGCGTCCATTTTTTCACCTTTCAGTATTGCTTTGGGAAAACCAAAAGAACGCCTGGGCATAGCATTAGTCGGACTGGGTTATTACAGCACCGATTTGCTTGCTCCCGCACTTCAAAAAACCAAAAATTGCTACCTCGCCGGCATCGTAACGGGTACGCCCGACAAGGCTGAAACCTGGAAAAAAAAGTACAATATTCCAGATAAAAATATTTATAATTATAAAAACTTCGATTCGATAGCCAATAACCCGGATATTGACGTAGTATACATAGTACTTCCGCCATCAATGCATAAGGAATTTGTAATCCGCGCAGCAAAGGCTGGAAAACACGTTTTCTGTGAAAAACCGATGGCACTGAATGTGCAGGAATGCGAGGAAATGATCAAAGTTTGTAAGGATAACAAACGCAGTTTGTCCATTGGTTATCGCTGCCAGCATGATCCGAACACGCAGGAATATATGCGCATTGCAAAGGAAAAAGCACTCGGAAATGTGCAGCTGATTTCATGTGCGGCCGGTTATAAGGAAAGTCGTGCCGACAACTGGAAAGTGAAAAAATCCATGGGCGGCGGCGCGATGTATGATATGGGGGTTTATGCGTTGCAAGGAGCCCGCCTGGCAGCAGGTGCGGAACCGATATCCGTGACGGCAGAAATTGTAATAAACCGTCCGGAAATATTTAAGGATGCAGATGAAATTACACATTTCCAGTTACAATTTCCCGGCGGTACAGTAGCAAATTGTACGGGTAGCCACGGCATCAGTACAAATTTCCTGAAAGTGAATTACGACAAAGGAACGCTGTATATGGATTCGTTTTCAGCATACACAGGAAATAAAGGGTATAGTACGCTTGGTGAAATTAATTTCCCGGTTGATAATCAGCAAGCTAAACAAATGGATGAAGATGCGCTGGCCATCATGCAAAGCAAGCCTGTGCTGGTTCCGGGAGAAGAAGGTATGCGAGATATCCGTATCGTTCAGGCAATATACCAGGCAGCACAAACAGGCAAAAGCGTAAAAATTGGATAA
- a CDS encoding helix-hairpin-helix domain-containing protein yields the protein MSNAEIVEILELTAKLLELHGADPFKVKSYGVAGFYLDKYKDGEIAALSLEELTKLQGIGKSTAAKIIEIVQRGTFKELEELLENTPIGVLEMFSIKGIGAKKIAVLWRELGIDNLHELELACQSGKIAKVKGFGGSTEQKILESLAFLKDQAGKLRMDKAESVAQFLSEELKKSFDQVEIAGDVRRKAEIVETIRILVGTESPLLVHQALNAFEFLIPNEKISSPFIWRGKVQDIAVDIEVLAVKPENLVNELFLETASAEHLNKVTVSGTSLWRQTKYELFDSEEAIYEKAGLPFIVPEMREGADEFIWAETHTSDQLITWDDLKGILHNHSTYSDGQHTLEQMALFCQELGFEYLGIADHSQTASYASGLKPDDVFRQHEEIAQLNERFALSGSDKPFKILKGIESDILGDGSLDYSDEILSSFDYVVASVHSNLTMTLEKATARLLKAIQNPYTTILGHPTGRLLLSREGYPIDHKVIIDACAEHKVVIEINASPWRLDLDWRWIAYCMEKGVLLSINPDAHKKEGYYDMHYGVAVARKGGLTKEMTFNAFSLTEIEEYLKMRKG from the coding sequence ATGAGCAACGCCGAAATTGTTGAGATACTAGAACTGACTGCCAAATTACTTGAACTGCACGGAGCTGATCCTTTCAAGGTGAAAAGTTACGGCGTGGCCGGTTTCTATCTGGATAAATATAAGGATGGCGAAATAGCAGCCCTTTCACTTGAAGAATTAACAAAACTGCAAGGAATTGGAAAAAGTACGGCGGCGAAAATTATCGAAATAGTTCAGCGTGGTACTTTTAAAGAGTTGGAAGAACTGCTCGAAAATACGCCAATTGGTGTACTTGAAATGTTCAGTATCAAGGGAATTGGTGCTAAAAAAATTGCTGTTCTTTGGCGGGAGCTTGGTATTGACAATTTACATGAACTTGAACTGGCCTGCCAGAGTGGTAAAATTGCCAAAGTAAAAGGTTTTGGAGGAAGTACAGAACAAAAGATACTTGAATCACTGGCATTTCTGAAAGATCAGGCAGGAAAGCTGCGGATGGATAAAGCCGAGTCGGTTGCCCAGTTTCTTTCAGAAGAATTGAAAAAAAGTTTTGACCAGGTTGAAATCGCGGGTGACGTCAGGCGTAAAGCTGAAATTGTTGAAACCATTCGTATCCTGGTTGGCACAGAATCGCCTTTGCTGGTACATCAGGCTCTGAATGCTTTCGAATTTTTAATCCCTAATGAAAAAATTTCTTCTCCTTTTATATGGCGCGGAAAGGTGCAGGATATTGCGGTTGATATAGAAGTATTGGCTGTGAAGCCTGAAAATCTTGTCAATGAGCTTTTTCTTGAAACTGCTTCTGCTGAACATTTAAATAAAGTTACAGTCTCGGGGACTTCGTTGTGGAGACAAACGAAATATGAGCTTTTTGATAGCGAGGAAGCGATTTATGAAAAAGCAGGTTTGCCTTTTATCGTCCCGGAAATGCGGGAGGGTGCAGATGAATTTATCTGGGCCGAAACGCATACTTCTGATCAGCTGATAACCTGGGATGATTTAAAAGGAATTTTGCATAACCACAGCACCTATTCGGACGGACAGCATACGCTGGAACAAATGGCTTTATTTTGTCAGGAACTGGGTTTTGAATATTTAGGAATTGCAGATCATTCACAAACTGCATCTTATGCAAGCGGATTAAAACCGGACGATGTTTTTCGTCAGCATGAGGAAATTGCCCAACTAAACGAACGTTTCGCGTTGTCGGGAAGTGATAAACCTTTCAAAATTTTAAAGGGAATTGAGTCTGATATTCTGGGTGACGGTTCTCTGGATTATTCTGATGAGATTTTGTCAAGCTTTGACTACGTGGTGGCTTCTGTGCATAGTAATCTGACGATGACTTTGGAAAAAGCAACAGCACGTTTGTTGAAGGCAATACAAAATCCTTACACAACGATTCTGGGGCACCCGACAGGGAGATTATTATTATCCAGAGAAGGTTATCCGATTGATCATAAAGTGATTATAGATGCTTGCGCCGAGCATAAAGTAGTTATTGAAATAAACGCATCGCCATGGCGACTTGACCTTGATTGGCGTTGGATTGCTTATTGTATGGAAAAAGGTGTTTTGTTAAGTATCAATCCGGACGCGCACAAGAAGGAAGGCTATTATGACATGCACTATGGAGTAGCCGTGGCCAGAAAGGGCGGACTGACGAAGGAGATGACTTTCAACGCATTTTCTTTGACTGAAATTGAAGAATATTTAAAAATGAGAAAAGGGTAA